In Anopheles gambiae chromosome 2, idAnoGambNW_F1_1, whole genome shotgun sequence, a single window of DNA contains:
- the LOC3290956 gene encoding uncharacterized protein DDB_G0271670 isoform X1, with protein sequence MPKGVKQLKVQVKTKQLQQKLETRKRPTIHRRPLTVNRWPPAVLLRVSWERHYLSRTVARTPIDALMPNGGSVNKSDPLLTRGTIVSGAVSVSLDDSWTGRSLLEALGRLPLRAFDMRFQQRQQQERDQRKIEQIATRTTAAVGTVAIASSNGGRTTTTTTTTTSSSAVSATVELAERLNATTLSSSLGAGKVRQMFDERRHRVAGIDKSYPLQPIQSTATVPVAHGNHPVNGNNNSNSNGSTTNGSSTSGNDGGGSGSLARGMAKAGLNNKPRVPPISASSRTRLMQQQSQARGPNLRQDSLVAMQTIRGGDAAPMPMTDANGGYDDNDNFLEQEKFPDATSFDEDAFDASSDRANSLNGNVAMGTKSAKSNGSTAKAAASQKATKKVPTTPSNTVATRSPNGSAKSGMATQRTGPSVKSNGPSRAVTQPSPASSAGSVRRAGSGAAAPNTLALANEPVPDGLTRCDICSRNFATERIDKHRQICQKTKTKKRKVFDITKHRVQGTDAESYVLKGKKSSVAHGVASVARKQSSQPSTGAAAAAAAGGKQSNWRKKHEEFIATIRAAKEMKAHLARGGKLSDLPPPPPSENPDYIQCPHCSRRFNQTAAERHIPKCATMLHNKPKPKPKAASSIRRY encoded by the exons ATGCCGAAGGGAGTTAAGCAGTTAAAGGTTCAAGTAAAAAccaaacaactacaacaaaaactaGAGACCCGGAAAAGGCCCACCATTCACAGACGACCGTTGACCGTGAACAGGTGGCCTCCGGCAGTATTGCTCCGAGTGTCGTGGGAGCGCCACTATCTCTCTCGTACGGTCGCGCGCACTCCGATTGACGCGCTCATGCCAAACGGCGGAAGTGTGAACAAGTCCGATCCCTTGCTGACGCGTGGAACAATCGTTAGCGGTGCGGTAAGCGTGAGCTTGGACGATTCCTGGACTGGCCGCAGTTTGCTGGAAGCACTGGGACGCCTGCCGCTGCGTGCGTTCGAT ATGCGCTTCcagcagcgccagcagcaggaacGTGACCAGCGGAAGATAGAGCAAATCGCCACGAGAACGACCGCCGCTGTGGGAACGGTGGCCATCGCGTCGTCGAACGGCGGTCGCacgaccacgaccaccacAACGACCACGAGCAGCAGTGCAGTGAGCGCAACGGTGGAGCTGGCCGAGCGGCTCAATGCCACAACCCTCTCGTCCTCGCTGGGTGCTGGCAAGGTGCGCCAAATGTTCGACGAACGGCGCCACCGGGTGGCCGGCATCGACAAAAGCTACCCACTGCAGCCGATCCAATCGACTGCCACCGTACCGGTCGCCCATGGTAACCACCCCGtcaacggcaacaacaacagcaacagtaacGGCAGCACCACgaatggcagcagcaccagcggtAACGATGGTGGCGGCAGTGGTTCTCTCGCCCGTGGTATGGCCAAGGCAGGGCTGAACAACAAACCACGCGTGCCCCCAATCTCGGCCAGCTCCCGGACCCGCCtgatgcagcagcagtcgcaAGCGCGTGGACCCAACCTACGCCAGGACAGTCTCGTGGCGATGCAG ACTATTCGTGGTGGAGACGCCGCCCCGATGCCGATGACGGACGCCAACGGTGGCTATGATGACAACGATAATTTTCTGGAGCAGGAAAAGTTTCCAG ATGCCACATCGTTCGATGAAGATGCGTTTGATGCCAGCAGCGATCGCGCAAACTCTCTCAACGGCAACGTGGCGATGGGCACAAAATCGGCAAAATCAAACGGTTCCACAGCAAAGGCTGCAGCTAGccaaaaggcaacaaaaaaagtcccGACTACTCCGTCCAACACGGTAGCAACGCGTTCGCCGAACGGATCCGCTAAA TCCGGCATGGCCACGCAACGTACCGGTCCATCGGTGAAATCGAACGGCCCTTCGCGAGCAGTCACCCAACCCAGTCCAGCCAGTTCGGCAGGCTCGGTACGCCGTGCCGGCAGTGGTGCGGCCGCACCGAACACGCTCGCCCTAGCCAACGAGCCCGTCCCGGACGGGTTGACGCGGTGCGATATCTGCAGCCGGAACTTTGCCACCGAACGCATCGACAAGCACCGGCAGATCTGCCAGAAGACGAAGACGAAAAAGCGCAAGGTGTTTGACATTACCAAGCATCGCGTGCAGGGCACGGACGCGGAAAGCTACGTGCTGAAGGGCAAAAAGTCCTCCGTCGCCCATGGAGTGGCCTCCGTCGCTAGGAAACAATCTAGTCAGCCGTCGACGGGTgcagctgccgctgctgcggcCGGTGGCAAGCAGAGCAACTGGCGCAAGAAGCACGAAGAGTTTATCGCCACCATTCGTGCTGCCAAGGAGATGAAGGCCCATCTTGCCCGG